The Candidatus Bathyarchaeota archaeon DNA segment CCACTGATAACTTGTTCAGCAAAAACATTGTAAGCCTTATCCCAATGAGTTTTGATCATGTAAGAGCATCCTCGCTCTAACCATTGCTTACTCCTTTCTCCAATCTCTATTTTGTTGAGAGGGTTTACCAAAACATTTTCCATTTCATACATCAATATGATCACCGTGCATTGAGTTCTATACCCCATTAGCAGCATTCTTAATAGATTTCAGGACTTGGAAAACGCCTTGATCATATGCTAAGAATTTTCCACCATCGGATATCATCTTATCAGAAACGTATCCTTTCATCGAGTAAGAGCCGCCTGAAGCTTGATCAGACAATTTAAAGCTTATGCGAATAGTAATTGGGCCTTCATCATCCTTGACAGTATTGTTAATTATATTTTCGATCGTTATTACCTGTATAGGAATCCCGCTATGATCCTCTACTTCGATCCAAATAATTCCGTCTAATTCGGCGCCTCCGTTATTTATATCCAGAACCACGCTTACGGTTTCTCCCGGACTAAAAATATTCTTCTCTAAATTATTTGCATCTGTAGAATAGATAGTGGCTATAATGATGCCTGGATCTGAGCTTTCGCCTACAACAAATGACTGCTGGCCGTAAGCATCTCGAATGCCCATCTTACTTGCAGTAATAAAAACTTGATACGTTCCTGGTTTGGAATTATCGCCTAGAGTAAAATTATTATAAAAACTTTCATGCACATCGGTTGTTGTAAGGCCTATGTGAGTAACATCACCTGAATGATCTACTACTTGTATAGAAATTGAAACGTTATGTGTAGAAATGCCTGAATCACCAATTCTTCCGTTGATATAAACAGTTTCTCCTGGATTGTATGCTAGCTTATCTGTGGAAATTTCCACTTGTAATGAAGCTCCAGATATAATAAGAACCACACTTGTAGCACATATAGGTCCATCCCCAGAATTGCACTCGCCTACTATTGTCAGATAGTATATGCCTGGAGATGCTAGGAAACCTGTCCTCACAAGAAATGTGATTTCTTGTTCACCTTCTTGGCTAATAACCATAGGATTTGTGCTGAACTCTGATGTGCAATTTTTTGGTAATCCCTCCACTGAGAAATTTATTGGATCGTCGCCAAGGCCAGAGGTTGAGATAAATATATTATACTCTACAGAATCGCCAGGGACCACCAATTGTGAATTTGGATTTACTTTAAAATTGAATTTAACTTCTGTGCTGCTTTTGATCCTTAACGTTACATCAAATTTTCTTACCTCATTCAAATGCTTAGCTGAGATTGTAAGGTTATAAATGCCAAAAGGTGTGTCTGAATCAGAAATAATTTTCATTTTCGAATTGAATGGTGGGATTCCTGAAGAATTTTCGAAAATTACTTCAGCATCACTAGGCAATCCAGAGATATCAAGTGGAATCTTGTTATAATATTCCCCGATAGAAAGGATTTCCACATCGTAAATAGCTGTTTCGCCTGCATTAATTGCCTGGAAGTCCGGATTAGCTGATAGTGAAAATTCCTTAGGGAGCTTGGTCTCAGTTCCAACATATACCATATCATAATATACTGTTTGAATAACCCCGGTGCCATAGACATCCGCTAAGACCAAACCTATACCAGTTATATCAATATTTTGAGGTGGGGCCCAAACTGCTGTATAATCTTCATATAAATTCCTTTCATGAGGCATCCATACTTTTTCAGGCTCATGAAACACGAAAGAGTAGGATAATGAACTATTTATACGCGACCCATAATATTCAGAGACATAATATCCAATTTTACCATTGCTGAATTGGTAATAGATACCAATATAGCTGAAATGCTTTAAGGGAACGTTCCAAACGAAAGCAGAAGCAGTATCCTCCATAAGAGGAATAACAAAGCCTTTTTCAGTGAAATCATAATGATACCTGCAGACAGCCGATTGTCTTGGTTTTGTAGTTTGAGCTGAGAAAGATAATGATTTCTTTCCTTCGTAAGAAATATCTGCCTGTGTTTTGAATTCTATAGTTTCCCATCTGCCCTCATGTTCTAGTTTCCATTCGTCAATTCTACGCTCAAAATTCTCATAAAATAAGCTGGCTTCTCTGTAATCCTTTTTATCATTGTCTTCTTTACCCATAACATTGGGTGCATTTGAAATGCTAACTAAATTCATGCAGACAAGCAATAGAACCAATAATGAGGTGGAAGATATCCTGGCCTTCATCTATTTCCTTTCCTTCCGAATTTAGTATGTTTTCCATATATTTAAGTGTTTTTTTGTAACACACATTTGCTTATACGTTTAAGTTCGTAAGCAACACGCAGAAACATTCAAATATGCATTGATATCTATCAAGATAGAGATTCGAGAATATAAAATCAAAACCTCTGCTGGTAACGTTCATGACCGACGAAGAGTTCAAAATCATTGAATTGCTTAAGAAAATTAATTCTAATTTGGAATCTCTCAGCATGAAAGTTGAAAAGTTAATTAAAGTCCAAGAGGATTTCCTAGGAAGGCTAGGACACAAAGGTAAGACCTTGGATTTAGATGAGATGCCGTTAGATGTTGCGACATTATTATATCTACCTGACCATCTAAGAAAAACAGCATTAGCAATATCCGAACTCAAAGAAGCTACAGCGTCTGAGGTCTCTGAGAAAACGGGTCGTGTAAGAGCTGCTGAGAGTGATTATCTAAACCAGCTTGTATCCCAAGGTCATCTTAAGAAGAAGAGAAAAGGTCATGACGTCTACTTTTACATTGAGGAGGAGTAATATTTTGGGAAGAACTTTAACAATTCATTCTTATAAAGGTGGTACTGGCAAGACTTCTATTGCAGCCAACCTTGCAGCATCATATGCTAAGAATGGATCGGATGTTTGTATTTTAGATTATGATTTTAGAGCACCAAGTATGCAAGTATTATTCAAAGGAAAACCAAAGAATTATCTAACTGATTTCCTTGATGAAAAATGTGATATCTCTGACGTTCTGATCGATGTAACAAAGAAAAATAAAACTAAAGGAAAGCTATTAGTGGGTTTGGCTGATCATTCTACAAAAACAATGCGTGAAATAATGACTAAAGATAGGAAATGGGAGATGAAAGCACTTCACCTTACACTCTCTGCAAAAGCTGCTCTCTACAAAGACCTTAATGTTGATTATATAATTTTTGATACAAGTCCAGGTATGCATTATTCATCAATAAATGCTCTAGCAGCTTCAGATTTTGCCTTGCTTGTAACAAAGATGGACGAATTTGATTTTGAAGGGACAAAAGAATTGATTAATGGAATCTATGATGTGCTGGGTAGGAAAACCGGAATTTTGCTTAATAAAATCCCTACAATGCACGTTCCAATTGGAGATGGGCAGAAAAAACTGGAAGAAAAACTTGGCCGATCTTTTAATCTTCCAATCTTTGGAATGATACCTTGTTATTGTGATGTTCAAGCGGACGGTGGAAAGACTATATATGCATTACAACAACCGCAACATCCTTTTTCGCAATCTATAGAACAGTTAACCGAGAAATTGGAGAATTATTTAGGGAAGTTAGATTCGTCTGAATAATTCCTAGCCTTTAAGTTTTTTTTCATATTCTTTTTTTAGCTTTAGGTAGGTTTCCTCATCAATCTCGTTCTTGGCTTTCATTTCCTCTAATTTTGCCAATGCTCTTGCTGTTGCCAAATATTCTTTATCTTTTATTGGCTCAATTATCTTTTCAATTTTTTTAAGATATGATTTATCGATCTTCTTGAAATATACTAGAAGCACAAATATTACGATGACTAATAGAATTATTATCAAAATCCAAAATAAATCAAAGTCTCTGTAGATGAAGAAATATTCTGGAAAATTCATCTCCTCACCTTCGATGATTTGAAGAAATGCTAAAGTTGAATGATTTATTCCATTCCCTTCACCAGAAATTGTAAGATTATAAGTTCCTATTGGCGTATCTTCAAAGGTCTCCATATATAGAGTTGAATTAGGTTCAGTAGTCAAAACATCCTTAAAGAAAGCGGAAGCATTACTAGGTGTTCCTTGAATGTCTAATGATATTGGGAAGTTTGTGCCTTTTGTCCTAATCAAAAAAATACTATAATTAGCAGTTACTCCTTGCTCAATGGCTTGGATGTCTGGAATAACTGAAATTGAAAAATCTAGTATAAGAATTGAAAATGGAAGTTCTAAATTAGCATCAATGTAACCAACTTTGGTGGCTGTTAAATAGATAGTGTAATTACCCGGTAAATAATCTCCTTTCATTACAAATTCATTCAAAAAAGTACCATCTGATTTGGAATAAACCAAAGCTATGTGAGCTGTACTTCCTAGAGGATCTGCAACTTGAATTGACATAGAGGCTTTTGGAACGGTTTTATTTGATTCATCAATAACTCTGCCTGCAATTGTTATAAGTGCATTACCAGCTTCATCGTACTCTATATTCATTGAAGTGGTCACCACTAATCCGCCTCCTATATATCCATAGGTCCTGCTTGTATCATAAGCGAAGTCTAAAGTAACAAAGGGTAAGAAAAGTAGTAATATCAAAATAATTGACATTGAGCTAGCTCTTATAGTTCTCGAGTTTTCTGGTGTGAGCGAATTCAAGGAACTTCCTTTTTTGTTATCGCTAATCTTGATTTAAAACGTTTCGCAGTGCCTATTTAAGAATGGTCGTCATGCGATATATTAGAATTTAAAATGAAATGATTCAATTATTGAAATTATGGAAAATAGAGGTGATGCCTAAAATGTAAGTTTAATTCACGTAAAATATTTTAAATAATTGAAGAATTAAGATATGATTAAAAACACAAAACCATTAGGCACTTATAATCGTATCCAG contains these protein-coding regions:
- a CDS encoding transcriptional regulator; its protein translation is MTDEEFKIIELLKKINSNLESLSMKVEKLIKVQEDFLGRLGHKGKTLDLDEMPLDVATLLYLPDHLRKTALAISELKEATASEVSEKTGRVRAAESDYLNQLVSQGHLKKKRKGHDVYFYIEEE
- a CDS encoding MinD/ParA family protein, whose product is MGRTLTIHSYKGGTGKTSIAANLAASYAKNGSDVCILDYDFRAPSMQVLFKGKPKNYLTDFLDEKCDISDVLIDVTKKNKTKGKLLVGLADHSTKTMREIMTKDRKWEMKALHLTLSAKAALYKDLNVDYIIFDTSPGMHYSSINALAASDFALLVTKMDEFDFEGTKELINGIYDVLGRKTGILLNKIPTMHVPIGDGQKKLEEKLGRSFNLPIFGMIPCYCDVQADGGKTIYALQQPQHPFSQSIEQLTEKLENYLGKLDSSE
- a CDS encoding carboxypeptidase-like regulatory domain-containing protein, with amino-acid sequence MSIILILLLFLPFVTLDFAYDTSRTYGYIGGGLVVTTSMNIEYDEAGNALITIAGRVIDESNKTVPKASMSIQVADPLGSTAHIALVYSKSDGTFLNEFVMKGDYLPGNYTIYLTATKVGYIDANLELPFSILILDFSISVIPDIQAIEQGVTANYSIFLIRTKGTNFPISLDIQGTPSNASAFFKDVLTTEPNSTLYMETFEDTPIGTYNLTISGEGNGINHSTLAFLQIIEGEEMNFPEYFFIYRDFDLFWILIIILLVIVIFVLLVYFKKIDKSYLKKIEKIIEPIKDKEYLATARALAKLEEMKAKNEIDEETYLKLKKEYEKKLKG